CCGGCGCACCTGGTCCCGGCGGGCAACCACATAGGCCAGATCGCCGGTCAGGATGGAGTCGCTGCTCTTGGGCACGAACAGCTTGTTGTTCCGGTAAAGCCCGACCACAACGGCCCCGAGATCGGGAAAGAGTTCCGTCAGCTGGCGCAGGGGTGTGTCGACAACGGGACAGTCCTCTTCGCACATGATCCCGACAACAACGACCTGATCATCCGCAAAGCGAACCGTTTCCACAGCGCCCGGCAAGGCCAGCCGACGCAACACCATTTCACCGACTTCGATTTCCGGCGAAATGATCACGTCGATCGGCATGTTGTCGCGCGAGAACAGGTTGCGCCAACGGCCTTGCAGATAGGATTGCGCACGTACGCGAGCGACCTTGGTGGGCACATTGAACAGGGAATGCGCCACCTGGCACGCGACCATGTTGACCTCGTCATAAAGGGTCACGGCCACAATCATGTCCGCCTCTTCCGCGCCGGCCTGCGCCAGGATGTCAGGATGAGCGCCATGACCGACGAAGCCGCGCACATCCAGCTGGTCGCCAATGGCATTGATCAGCTGGGGCGAGGAATCGATCACCGAGACGTCGTTTTGTTCCGCAGCCAGACGTTCGGCAATGCCGTAGCCCACCTGCCCCGCGCCACAAATCACGATTTTCATGGAAAGATCCCTTTCCCGGTCAGCCCGTTGTCACCACAGCCCATGCACAGGCCCTCAGGTCATTCCGAGGGTTTTCAGCTTCCGGTGCAGGGCAGATCGTTCCATACCGACAAATTCGGCCGTGCGCGAGATGTTCCCGTCGAAACGCTTGATCTGAGCCTGAAGATATTCACGCTCAAAGATCTCTCGGGCTTCACGAAGAGGCACGGACATCAGGTGCTCGCCGGTGCCCGAACTCGGCAGGTTCGGCAAGGTCTCGCCAATTTCCGCCGGCAACAGGTCGGCCGTGATGGTGCTGTCCGGTTCACCCCGGCTCAGGATCATCAGCCGTTCGACGTTGTTGCGCAGCTGACGCACATTGCCTGGCCAGTCATGGGTCTGGAGAACCGCCATGGCATCGTCGCCGATCGGCCGCAGCGGGATACCGGATGCGGTTGAAATCTGATCCATGAAGTGATGAACAAGAACCGGAATGTCCTCACGGCGCTCGGCAAGGCCCGGCACACGAAGCGGCACCACGCTCAGTCGGTGATAGAGATCCTGCCGGAACAACCCGGACGCAATATGCTCTTCGAGGTTTTTTGAGGTGGAGGACAGGATGCGGATATCAACCTGCACCTTCTGTGTCCCCCCAACGCGTGAGAAACTCTGTTCGACCAGAACCCGCAGGATCTTGCCCTGCGTTTCTGCCGGCATGTCCGCGACTTCATCGAGATAGAGCGTGCCGCTATGCGCCTCTTCCAGCGCCCCGATTTTCCGCAAGTTTCCGTTTTCGTCTTCGATACCGAAAAGTTCTTCTTCCATACGCGCCGGCGTGATGGTCGCGGCATTCAGGACGACAAACGGGCTCTTGTGACGAGGCGACTGATCATGAATCATGCGCGCCGCCTGCTCCTTGCCCGCGCCTGACGGGCCAACGATCAGAATGCGGCTGTTGGTGCCGGATATCTTTTGAATGGTCTGACGCAGATTATGCGCTGCCGACGAGTTGCCGATGATCTCGTTGCTGTCGCCGCTGCGTTGCTTCAGATCGCGGATTTCCCGCTTCAGGCTGGAGGCCTCAAGCGCACGCTCGACAATATGGATGAGCCGGTCCGCCTTGAACGGCTTCTCGATATAGTCATAGGCGCCGCGCTTGATGGCCGAGACCGCGGTTTCGATATTGCCGTGACCGGATATGATTACAACCGGCATGTCCGGATCGGTTTCCTTGAACAGATCCAGGAGCGCCAGACCGTCCAGGCGGCTGCCCATGAGCCAGATGTCGAGAATGACAAGCGACGGTTTGCGTTCCTTAACCGCAGCAAGAGCGCTGTCTGAATCATGTGCGGTACGTGTTCCATACCCGTCATCATCCAGAATGCCCGCGATCATCTCGCGAATATCGGTTTCGTCGTCAACGACTAGAATATCATGCGCCATGGGCAGTCACTGCTTGGTTTTGCGGTTCGGTCTCCTGGTCAACGTCGGCATGAACAGCCATTGTCAGTCGAACCAGGGTTCCCGTGTCGTCAGGGTTGCTTTTCGGGGCGTCCAGCAATTCAATGCCGCCGCCATGGTCTTCCAGAATCTTGCGGACAATAGCGAGGCCGAGACCGGTCCCCTTTTCCCGCGTGGTCATGTATGGCTCCAGAAGCCGAGCCCGGTTTTCCTCGGGCAGACCGATGCCATTGTCAATAACATCAATAACAATTCTGTCCGAACCGTCGGTGTCATCTGATCGAAGCCGAACCTCGACCTTGCCCTTGGGCATGTCTTCGCCGGTCCGGGCGCCAACGGCTTCAGTCGCATTCTTGACCACATTGGTCAGAGCCTGCCCCACCAGACGCGCATCGAATACAGCCGGAACGGCTTCGGGCGGCACATCCACCGTGACGCTGATGTCGGGATTGGCTACGGACTGCATGAAGGCGGCATCGCGGACCACTTCGCGCATGTCGCCGCTCACTTTCTTCGGCTTGCGCATGCGGGCAAAAGAGGAGAATTCATCGACCATCTGACCAATATCGCCCACCTGGCGGACAATCGTATCGATGCATTGGTCAAACACCTGACGGTCATCCTCGACCTTCTTGCCGTACCGGCGGCGTATCCGCTCAGCAGACAGCTGAATCGGCGTCAACGGGTTCTTGATCTCGTGGGCAATACGGCGGGCAACATCGGCCCAGGCAGAATTGCGCTGGGCAGATACCAGATCCGTAATGTCGTCCAGCGTCACGACAAAGCCCTGCTCACGCCGGGTGGATTGCTCACGGGTGATCCGGACGTTGATCGTGCGCAACCGTCCGCCCCGGGTAACCTCTATCTGGGTTTCCGGAAGACGATCATTGTCGTTTGCCTGAACGTCGGCGACACAATCGCTGAGTTCGGGCACCACCTCGCCTAGGGGCTTGTTGAGGATCTGAACCTCATCAAGCTGCAACAACTCGAGCGCAGAGCGGTTGACCAGCATGATCGAAGCTTCGTCGTCGACACTGATCACACCGGTCGAGACCCCTGACAGAACCGCTTCATTGAACCGGCGTCTGCGATCGATCTGTTCGTTCGCTGCCAGCAGCGCGTCGCGCTGACCCAGCAACTGCCCGGTCATCTTGTTGAAGGTCTCGCCGAGATTGGCAAGATCACCACCCGATTTTTCCGTCCGGACCTTGACGGCAAGATTGCCCTTGGCGACCTCATCCGCTGCCGAGATCAGGGCCCTGATCGGCGACACCAGCCGGTTGGCGAACCCGAAACCGATCCAGATTGCTGACAGAAGGAGAACCAACGCCACTCCGAGATAAACAAGCGCAAAGGCAAACTGCACGCCGAAACGACTGTTTTCCATCTGCTGGTATTGAGAAGCACCATCTTCGGCCAGCCGCAGATATTCAAGAACGCGCCGGTCGGTCGCGCGAACGGCATAGAGGTAGAAATTGTCATAGGCCGACAGTTTCATGATGCCGCCAACCAGATTGGACGTGCCCGGTGCAATCAGGATCGGATCTCCCGACTTGGCTCTGAAGAAACTGTCCGCCGGCGGCAAGGGAACTTCAATCGCCGGATCCAGAATGACCCGTGTGACCACTTCACCGCTGTCGTTCAGGATATAGGCCGCAAGGATACCGCGCAGCGACACCTGAGCGGCAAAAAACTGATCGAAACGCGTGGGCTCGAACTCGTAAACCGCCTTTGCCCGGTCGATGTCGTTCGACATGGCGATCAGGTCGCCGCGCAACACCCTTGCATGTTCCTGCAGATAGGCCTGCGCCACCGTCAGCGCATTGTCGATGATCTGTCGGGTCCGGTCTTCGAACCATCTGTCCAGACCGCGGTCCAATGTCACTGCAGCCAGAATGGCCATGAGAACAGCCGGCACGGCAGCAACAACACTGAAGAGTGCAACAACCCTCACATGGAGGCGCGCGGCTGCTCGCCCGCGCTGGCGCGCCTGCCAAAGTTTCAGGATCTCGAAGGAGATGACACCGAGCAGGATGGCAGCAAGCGCACCGTTGATAGTCATCGCCGTCATGATGACGTCGCGTGTCGGATCAATTGACGTCAGACCCATCAGGATTGCAAAGGTTACGCCGATGGAGACCAGCGCAACCACCATGATGGCGAGCCCCATCCGGCGCCAGATCTTTCCCGCCGCGCTGGACGGTGCGACTGTCTGTTGTTCAGCTTCCAGTATCATTCGGCCTCAAACGCCCAGAACCCGCAAATTCGTGCGGGTTCATTACCTGTTTGCGGCAAACTTATCACACATTGTTGCGAAATTGAGACAGAGGAAGCGCAGCGCTGAAAAAATGCGGTGGATGAGCACCAAAAGAAACACAAAACATTGTTTTTAAGTTCTTTTTTCCAAAAGAACACGCGACCCAAGAACAAGTCTCCGCCGAACCGGCTTCCCCTGACCGAGTGAGCAGAACAGGCGTAGCACCCTCGGGACCAGTTCGCTTCAATCAGCTCATCAACGTATTTGTCTACCAGGCAACCAGCGCCACGCTGCAACACCAGATCGCCGAACTGGACGAATACCTTCCGGAGGTGGACGAGACTCCGCTGTTTGTTCGAACTACCGGCTCAGCCGCATCACCTGGACATCGAGGTCCCGGATCTTCTTGCGCAGCGTGTTGCGGTTGACCCCCAGAAGCTCGGCCGCCTTGATCTGATTGCCGCGTGTCGCCGCCAGAGCAGCACTGATCAACGGATATTCGACCTCGCGCAGGATGCGGTGATAGAGGCCGGGAGGTGGCAAGGCTTCGCCAAACGTGTCGAAATATCCCGCCAGATAGCGTTCAACTGAGTTGCCAAGATTGATGTTTTCCGAAGCTTCCTCTTCCATCTGGGAGACTGTCGGCTGGCTGAGTTCCTGTTCCAGAAGGACTTCACTGATGACATCCTGCGGATAGAGCGCAGCCAGTCTTCTCACCAGGTTTTCCAGTTCGCGCACGTTGCCAGGCCAGCGGTAGCGCCGCAGCAGGTTCAAGGCGCCCTGGTCGATCTGCTTGGCAGGAAGACCTTCCTTTTCCACCAGGGTAAAGAAATGCCGGACCAGATCCGGAATGTCCTCAACGCGCTCGCGCAGCGGTGGCAACCGGATCGGTACGACATTCAGACGGAAATAGAGATCTTCCCGGAAGAGGCCCTGGTTGATCAGGTGCCTGAGGTCCTTGTTCGTCGCTGCTATGATCCGGACATCGGTCTTGATCGGCGTGCGGCCACCAACCGTCGTGTATTCCCCCTGCTGGAGAACACGCAGCAAACGGGTTTGCGCCTCCATCGGCATGTCGCCGATTTCATCGAGAAACAGCGTTCCGCCGTCGGCCTGTTCGAAGCGGCCTGAGCTGCGGTTCTGTGCGCCGGTAAACGCGCCCTTCTCGTGGCCGAACAACTCCGCCTCGATCAGGTCCCGGGGAATGGCTGCCATGTTGATGGCAACAAATGGCCCGTTGCGGCGTTTGCCATAGTCATGCAGGGCACGGGCAACGAGCTCCTTGCCCGTTCCCGACTCGCCATTGATCATGACCGTGAGATCGGTCTGCATCAGCCGCGCCAGAACCCGGTAGATCTCCTGCATGGCGGGAGACCGCCCGACAAGAGGCATGCCCTCGCCTGTGTCTTCGAGGTCGACGGCGGGTTTTCTCTTCGGCTCTTCCAGCGCCCGCTGGACGATGCTGGTCAGTTCCTTCAGGTCAAAGGGCTTTGGAAGATACTCGTATGCGCCTTTTTCAGACGCCTTGATTGCGGTCATGAACGTGTTCTGCGCGCTCATCACCAGAACCGGCAGTTCCG
This genomic interval from Labrenzia sp. VG12 contains the following:
- a CDS encoding sigma-54 dependent transcriptional regulator, whose amino-acid sequence is MAHDILVVDDETDIREMIAGILDDDGYGTRTAHDSDSALAAVKERKPSLVILDIWLMGSRLDGLALLDLFKETDPDMPVVIISGHGNIETAVSAIKRGAYDYIEKPFKADRLIHIVERALEASSLKREIRDLKQRSGDSNEIIGNSSAAHNLRQTIQKISGTNSRILIVGPSGAGKEQAARMIHDQSPRHKSPFVVLNAATITPARMEEELFGIEDENGNLRKIGALEEAHSGTLYLDEVADMPAETQGKILRVLVEQSFSRVGGTQKVQVDIRILSSTSKNLEEHIASGLFRQDLYHRLSVVPLRVPGLAERREDIPVLVHHFMDQISTASGIPLRPIGDDAMAVLQTHDWPGNVRQLRNNVERLMILSRGEPDSTITADLLPAEIGETLPNLPSSGTGEHLMSVPLREAREIFEREYLQAQIKRFDGNISRTAEFVGMERSALHRKLKTLGMT
- a CDS encoding PAS domain-containing sensor histidine kinase; translated protein: MILEAEQQTVAPSSAAGKIWRRMGLAIMVVALVSIGVTFAILMGLTSIDPTRDVIMTAMTINGALAAILLGVISFEILKLWQARQRGRAAARLHVRVVALFSVVAAVPAVLMAILAAVTLDRGLDRWFEDRTRQIIDNALTVAQAYLQEHARVLRGDLIAMSNDIDRAKAVYEFEPTRFDQFFAAQVSLRGILAAYILNDSGEVVTRVILDPAIEVPLPPADSFFRAKSGDPILIAPGTSNLVGGIMKLSAYDNFYLYAVRATDRRVLEYLRLAEDGASQYQQMENSRFGVQFAFALVYLGVALVLLLSAIWIGFGFANRLVSPIRALISAADEVAKGNLAVKVRTEKSGGDLANLGETFNKMTGQLLGQRDALLAANEQIDRRRRFNEAVLSGVSTGVISVDDEASIMLVNRSALELLQLDEVQILNKPLGEVVPELSDCVADVQANDNDRLPETQIEVTRGGRLRTINVRITREQSTRREQGFVVTLDDITDLVSAQRNSAWADVARRIAHEIKNPLTPIQLSAERIRRRYGKKVEDDRQVFDQCIDTIVRQVGDIGQMVDEFSSFARMRKPKKVSGDMREVVRDAAFMQSVANPDISVTVDVPPEAVPAVFDARLVGQALTNVVKNATEAVGARTGEDMPKGKVEVRLRSDDTDGSDRIVIDVIDNGIGLPEENRARLLEPYMTTREKGTGLGLAIVRKILEDHGGGIELLDAPKSNPDDTGTLVRLTMAVHADVDQETEPQNQAVTAHGA
- the ntrC gene encoding nitrogen regulation protein NR(I), giving the protein MPSGTILVADDDAAIRTVLNQALSRAGYTVRLTSNASTLWRWVSSGDGDLVITDVVMPDENIFDVLPRMKKMRPELPVLVMSAQNTFMTAIKASEKGAYEYLPKPFDLKELTSIVQRALEEPKRKPAVDLEDTGEGMPLVGRSPAMQEIYRVLARLMQTDLTVMINGESGTGKELVARALHDYGKRRNGPFVAINMAAIPRDLIEAELFGHEKGAFTGAQNRSSGRFEQADGGTLFLDEIGDMPMEAQTRLLRVLQQGEYTTVGGRTPIKTDVRIIAATNKDLRHLINQGLFREDLYFRLNVVPIRLPPLRERVEDIPDLVRHFFTLVEKEGLPAKQIDQGALNLLRRYRWPGNVRELENLVRRLAALYPQDVISEVLLEQELSQPTVSQMEEEASENINLGNSVERYLAGYFDTFGEALPPPGLYHRILREVEYPLISAALAATRGNQIKAAELLGVNRNTLRKKIRDLDVQVMRLSR